A stretch of the Uranotaenia lowii strain MFRU-FL chromosome 3, ASM2978415v1, whole genome shotgun sequence genome encodes the following:
- the LOC129754332 gene encoding protein takeout-like, which produces MKVGRLLTSSSYNGLWIVSLAMLLNGCLAAKFPAGFSLCKAGDEKCIYERITEIFRKHSKGIPEVQLVSLDPLKIEKMDIVQGGDGPINIVLNFKNVDLSGMSESTVKKANGFTATPTKMDLSILVPVVSLVGGYKINGKVLILPIQGDGKSNMTMENCEIQLKWTGKLVEKAGKQFYQVDKMKATFDTTRFHMHFSNLFGGDKALGDNMNQFLNDNWQDILKELKPAIVDAFVKIFQSVVSSVFNKVPYNELFP; this is translated from the exons ATGAAGGTCGGCCGGTTGCTCACTAGCTCCAGCTACAACGGTCTGTGGATCGTGTCACTGGCGATGCTGCTAAACGGTTGTCTAGCCGCAAAGTTCC CTGCCGGGTTTTCCCTCTGCAAGGCGGGCgatgaaaaatgtatttatgAGCGAATCACCGAGATCTTCCGGAAGCACTCGAAGGGCATACCGGAGGTTCAGCTGGTATCGCTGGATCCGCTAAAAATCGAGAAGATGGACATCGTTCAGGGTGGTGATGGGCCCATCAACATCGTGCTCAACTTCAAGAACGTTGATTTGAGCGGAATGTCCGAAAGCACGGTGAAGAAGGCTAACGGATTCACCGCCACCCCAACCAAGATGGATTTGAGCATCCTGGTTCCGGTTGTGTCCCTGGTGGGCGGCTACAAAATCAACGGAAAGGTGTTGATACTGCCTATTCAGGGTGATGGCAAGAGCAACATGACCATGG agaattgCGAAATTCAACTGAAGTGGACCGGAAAATTGGTGGAAAAGGCCGGCAAACAGTTCTACCAGGTGGACAAAATGAAGGCAACCTTCGATACGACTCGGTTCCACATGCATTTCTCCAATCTGTTCGGTGGTGACAAGGCTTTGGGAGACAACATGAACCAATTCCTGAACGATAACTGGCAAGACATCCTGAAGGAGCTGAAACCGGCCATCGTGGACGCTTTCGTGAAAATTTTCCAATCGGTGGTGAGCagcgttttcaacaaagttccCTACAACGAGCTGTTTccttaa